A window of Malania oleifera isolate guangnan ecotype guangnan chromosome 5, ASM2987363v1, whole genome shotgun sequence contains these coding sequences:
- the LOC131155900 gene encoding alcohol acyltransferase 16-like translates to MVASTFPVSFSVRRHQPELIAQAKSTPRELKPLSDIDDQEGLRKQIPGIIIYRNVKTPSSEGIILRDPAKAVREALAAALVFYYPIAGRVVEGPDRKLMVDCTSEGVLFIEADADVDVALDDLGDAIMPPCPNLEELLYNVPGSDGIIGCPLLFFFFFFNTLNNTFFGIILT, encoded by the coding sequence ATGGTGGCTTCCACCTTCCCTGTCTCATTCTCAGTTCGCCGGCACCAGCCAGAGCTCATCGCCCAGGCGAAATCGACGCCGCGGGAGCTGAAACCGCTGTCGGATATAGACGACCAAGAAGGCCTGAGGAAACAGATTCCCGGCATCATTATTTACAGAAACGTTAAAACCCCTTCATCGGAAGGAATCATATTGAGAGATCCGGCGAAAGCGGTGAGGGAAGCTCTGGCGGCGGCACTTGTGTTTTACTACCCAATCGCCGGCAGGGTCGTGGAAGGGCCTGACCGGAAGCTGATGGTCGATTGCACCAGCGAAGGGGTGCTGTTCATCGAGGCCGACGCCGACGTCGACGTCGCGCTCGACGATCTCGGCGACGCCATCATGCCGCCGTGTCCCAACTTGGAGGAGCTTCTGTACAACGTGCCTGGCTCCGATGGGATCATCGGTTGCcctttgctcttttttttttttttttttaatacattaaataatacctttttcgGAATAATcttgacgtaa
- the LOC131156674 gene encoding methanol O-anthraniloyltransferase-like gives MARLVAVTSGLKMVTSTLPVSFSVRRREPELIEPAKSTPRELKPLSDIDDQEGLREHIPGIIIYRNVKTPSSEGIILRDPARVVREALAAALVFYYPIAGRVVEGPDRKLMVDCTSEGVLFIEADADVALDDLGDAIMPPCPNLEELLYNVPRSDGIIGCPLLLVQVTRLKCGGFIFGFRFNHTICDGLGFSQFLNAIGEIARGARAPSLLPVWHREILNARNPPRITCTHYEYEEVHGQKNVLIDWASNVSMVHASFFFGPNEIRALKKSLPPRLSSHTSTYEVLAACLWRCRTIALELHPSEKVRFSSMVSVCGKGLIDVPTGYYGNAFVYPAVVSTTQLLCENPLEFAVELVKKVKTQVSEEYVRSVVDLMVMKGRPMYTMESMYMISDTRFLGLEEVDLGWGKPIYSGPAKAVSTTSFCVGFKNSKGEKGIVVSICLPLEVMNRFQEELKKMTQESSHDVPQFCWKKASSRL, from the exons ATGGCGAGGTTAGTCGCCGTTACTTCTGGCCTGAAAATGGTGACTTCCACCCTCCCTGTCTCATTCTCAGTTCGCCGGCGGGAGCCGGAGCTCATCGAGCCGGCGAAATCGACCCCGCGGGAGCTGAAGCCGCTGTCGGATATAGACGACCAAGAAGGCCTGAGGGAACACATTCCCGGCATCATTATATACAGAAACGTTAAAACCCCTTCATCGGAAGGAATAATATTGAGAGATCCGGCGAGAGTGGTGAGGGAAGCTCTGGCGGCGGCACTTGTGTTTTACTACCCAATCGCCGGCAGGGTCGTGGAAGGGCCTGACCGGAAGCTGATGGTCGATTGCACCAGCGAAGGGGTGCTGTTCATCGAGGCCGACGCCGACGTCGCGCTCGACGACCTCGGCGACGCCATCATGCCGCCGTGTCCCAACTTGGAGGAGCTTCTGTACAACGTGCCCCGCTCCGATGGGATCATCGGTTGCCCTCTGCTCTTGGTTCAG GTTACACGTTTAAAAtgtggaggattcatctttggaTTCCGCTTCAACCACACAATATGTGATGGACTAGGATTCAGCCAATTCCTCAATGCAATTGGGGAAATCGCACGTGGAGCACGCGCACCATCTCTTCTACCTGTTTGGCATCGAGAAATCCTTAATGCGCGAAATCCCCCACGCATCACATGCACTCATTATGAGTACGAGGAGGTCCATGGCCAAAAAAATGTGCTAATAGACTGGGCGAGTAATGTCAGTATGGTCCACGCATCCTTCTTCTTCGGTCCAAATGAAATAAGGGCCCTTAAAAAGTCACTCCCACCACGCCTTAGCTCTCACACTTCCACATATGAGGTGTTGGCCGCCTGTCTGTGGCGGTGTCGTACAATTGCACTTGAATTACACCCGAGTGAGAAAGTTCGCTTCTCGAGCATGGTGTCCGTGTGCGGCAAGGGCCTCATAGATGTTCCTACCGGATACTATGGCAACGCATTTGTGTACCCAGCAGTGGTTTCCACGACACAATTGTTGTGTGAGAATCCTTTGGAATTTGCTGTGGAGCTGGTGAAGAAGGTTAAGACCCAGGTAAGCGAAGAGTATGTAAGGTCTGTGGTAGACCTAATGGTTATGAAGGGGAGACCAATGTACACAATGGAGTCGATGTACATGATATCGGATACGAGATTCTTAGGGCTTGAGGAGGTGGACTTGGGATGGGGGAAGCCCATTTACAGTGGGCCTGCAAAGGCTGTCAGCACGACGAGCTTCTGTGTTGGGTTCAAGAATAGCAAAGGGGAGAAGGGGATTGTTGTGTCCATATGCTTGCCATTAGAAGTCATGAATAGGTTCCAAGAGGAGTTAAAGAAAATGACTCAAGAGTCATCCCATGATGTTCCACAATTCTGTTGGAAGAAAGCTAGCAGTAGATTGTAA